Below is a window of Phoenix dactylifera cultivar Barhee BC4 chromosome 7, palm_55x_up_171113_PBpolish2nd_filt_p, whole genome shotgun sequence DNA.
TATAGCAGATATGGACAAAGTTTAGATTTGCACTATGATTATAGGATTTGGATCTCAGTCGATCTCTTTTTACCCCCAAGAATCCGGTTTGCCAACTGCCACCTTCCATATAAAGGACGCTTGAAGACTTATTAAAAGCTAGCGGGAGTAGGAGATTCGACTCCGAGTCCGCTTATTCACCGAAATCGACGCCTTCGAAGATCTAGACTTTATATCCCCTTAGATCATACGGTTTGGTTTATTCCTTCTCTGCTCTCTTTTTGACCTCTCCCACCGCCAGGGTTTCTTAGCTCGAGCTTCTGCTACCTCGTCAAGGAAGAACCAGAAACAAAAGGattctcctctgtttttttttttcgtttctaTCTTGTTCTCGGAGTGAGAGCGAGAACGTTCCCAGAGAGCTTTCTGGCTTGAGAACGTTATAAAGTTCTCTTTCTTCATCCGTGCTGCTATCGTTTAGCTAGGTGAAGAGCTTCTTCTAGTTTTTTTAATTGTCCTCGGCACCAGATCACTTTGTTTCCTGTCATGATTGGGGGTTGAAGATTATAAAGGTCGTACCTAAGAGCTATCTTGTGACTGCAAGAAGAGACCACCGGTGGAGAAGTTGCAACTGAGGTAATCTCTGCTCTAACTTTCCTTTTAGATCTCTAAAATACATGGCGTAAGAAGATCGGGTCTGCTACGTTTGGCATTgctttttttcctcaaaaaaccTAGTTTTCTGTAACTTCGATGCTTCTGACaaagtggattttttttttttttgtactaaaacaaaaatatcaTACATACCGTGTACgaatataacaaaaaaaaaaattcaaaaaacagCACATCATAGAGAGCCGTAGGCAACTCCGTCTCATCCTCCCATAGGTGGTCTCCTGAATGATTTCAATTGTCTGGTGTTTTTTGGTAGCAAATTGTCGATGTTTATTTGGTGTCCATAGGGTTGAATTGTGTCAATAAGGTTGAATCACACTGCCGTAGCTAGGCTTAAACTTCGTGTGTAGATAAAAGACATGGTAAGaccattattttattattttggttcTGGTTGGGTGCATGATAAGGGCGATTTATATTTGACTTTGCGCAGTTCATTCAAAacctccaatttgtttgttctTTAGCAAGACGCACTCATTATTTTCCGTGTTCATGCATAAGTTTCAATCAACCCAAAGAAGCAACCTCTTTAACATTTCGAAAAAAACTATCAGGAGTTGTTTTTCAGGCGATTCCAAACATGCCCACTGCTTTTACTCGCAGTTTTTACAAGCTAATATTGTTTCTCTCCTGTAGATTTGTTTTTACAGCAAGTTGTCATTGTAACTCTTTCTTAGATTTGTGGCTGCATGGTACTGAAAACTGATGATCTAGGGAAAGGTGTACTAAATCGTTTTCTTACAATTCTTTGCTTCTTAGATGGGTGACGGAAGTGATTTTGAAAAGCTGACAGTAAAAGCGCTGCTGCAGAGGAAATTAAAGTATCGAAAGATTAAAGATCGCGATGGAGATGTGGCGTGTGATGCTCTATCTTCAGGCCGGAGTTTAGCAGCCTTAAATAGTCAGGTGAAAGCTCGGAGTGACACTGAAGAAGGTGGAATTATTGGAAGCCCAGAGGCTGATGCTGCATCGAAACAACAGTCTAGTGATGGATTTCCTCCAAGCACTAAAGAGAGTGTTGCAGATCTTAAAGCAGTCTCTCATAATCTCGGAAAAAGGAAACATATGGATGATGATGCCGCTTGCAGGCTTTGTGGGAAAAACTTTCCATCGATGAAGGCATTGTATGGTCATATGAGAAGTCATGAGAGAAACTGGAGAGGATTGACTCCGCCACCTGAAGTGCACACGCTGGTGCCAATACCAGCTGCTGATTTCAAAAGCTCCAATATATTTTTGCCACCATTGAAGTCGTCCGTGATCGCAAAGAGACATAGGAAAGCCAAAGCAGCTGCCAATCCCAGGACGGAAGAAGAGTTGGAGGATCCATTGATCAATGCTGCCAAGAATCTTATGTTTTTGGCCAATGGGGGTTTCTCTCTGGATTCAACCCCAGCAAGGCAGCAACAAAATAGGAACTCTGTACCATATAATTCAAAACCGATGAGCAATGAGGACGATCTGAAAATCAGCACTACTGCACAAATGGATGCAGATACGACTGGAAAGAGCTCGAACCAAAACATTAATAATTCGGTGATCGACTGCAATGGAACAGTAGACATGTCAAGCGGGAAGCCAACGAAGAAGAAAGATGATTTGGAAATAGTGACCGAGTTGGCCGGAGACCAGAAGCAGTATTTGTGCACCGCCTGCAACAAGTCATTCTCCACTCACCAAGCACTCGGGGGTCATACAGCGAGCCACAACAAAGGCAAGAGCAATGCAGGAGTTGAGGAAGCAAAGCTAGCACAAGCTGAAGGTAATTTGATTGGCCAAAGTGGTGGTTCGGCCGTGAAAGTCTCCGAGCATCGGTGCAAGATCTGCGGCCTGGTATTCCCAACGGGGCAGGCTCTTGGTGGGCACATGCGGAAGCATTGGACGGGTCCCGAGAATGTTGCTGCACCCTCGTCATCAGAGAATGGTAAAAAAGCAAACCAAACTTCCTCATCGTCAGAGAATGCTACAAAAGCAACCCAACCCTCCTCATCATCAGAGAATGCTCCAAAAGCAGAACGTCGTTATCTAGATATCGATATCAATGAGCCTGCACTGCCCGAAGACGCAGAATAGCTCGCAGGATGTTGGCTTGGAGGAAAGATGGAAGTGTGCATTGCCGTTTCAAGTTACaaataagtcaaaaaaaaaaaaaatcggtgaTTGAATTATTCAGAATTAGACTGTTAGACAATAAGAGAGGACTGAAGCTTGTTTTGGATTACTAAATTTTGTTGGTTTCTCTTCCATGGTCCTGGTTTCTTTCTTTAGTTGTGACGATTTTTTATGTCCCTAAGGATGGTGGAAAGGTCAATTGAAGCCTTCTCCTTCTATCTACCTATGATATATGCAATCCACACTTCTGTTGTGTTTTTAGAATTGGTTATGAATAAACTCAGGCATCTTCCTTTGAGGCCTGCTTTTGCTCCCTTGCTCTTGCACTTGCCCTTAGGTATGGCGGCCGCAGCTCCAGCATTATCGTCTCCACAGCATATGTGCGGGAATTGTTCGATAAAATGCCATCGTGGAGCATCGGACTTATTGTGCGTGCTTTGTCTCGGCGTGGTTAGCTTGATGAAGTCGCCATGGTAGGCCTCCTCTCTGCGTACACCAACACGAGCATATTCAAGCTCGGTAAGATCCTCCAAGAAGACGGATAGATCCACGCCCGTGCTCCTAAATCTGGTGCTGGCTTTAACATCCTCGTTTGCAACTCATTAGCACTCCTAAATCTGGTGCTGGATAGATCCTAAATCTGGAACATTAGTACTCTCTTTGGATGATGAAAGCAAAACTTGCGGAGATGAGGCATGAAACTGGCTAATCTAGGCATAATGAGCTAGTCATGATCATACAACTTTCTTTTCCAGCAATCAGGTAGGGAGTCAGAAGGCCTTCGAAGAAAGTAGCCACTGCTTGCTTGGGTAAAGCTTGGCCCACCGGTCATTACCATACTTTGGTGGAGATTGTGTTTATCTTATAAGGTGATATAAATATGCAGGTCTCATGAGATTGTGTTATCTTATGAGGTGATTTGGATGTTGTGGGGGCAGACTGCAGAATCCAGCCATAATGCATGATAAATGAGAGATTGCTCGTTCTGTTACGCACTCGCAAGCCTACTGATAGACATGCACGTTGCCGTCGCTTAGATTTTACTAACCGATGCCGCTTGAACGGCGTTTAGTTGTGTTAAGTTGGCAGGTTACGGCACAAAATGCATTTATCATTAcaccatccatcataaaagtttCCTAAACATCTTGAAATTGACTCCAATGAGCGCGCTTCTCAAATTCTTAACGTATCTAAGGATCATAGTCTGTCTCTCTACCAAATCCCACCAACCTAAAtacagaggaaaaaaaaaagggaaaaggatgATGATGGTAAGAGATAGAGTGGCCTTTAAGGCCCAGCATGTATTTAGAGGGACTAACGGGGCTGCGGATTAGATGGCTACTTACGTTGTCAGTCATTCTAGAGGCATCATGTAGGCCAGAGAGGGGGAGTTGCTTTGGGCACCTtgtgaccttttttttttttttgactttattgggtggaTTTGTATTCGTAATGTACGAAATATTTGTCTTAGcacaaaaaaaactcaaaagaagagaaagataagGAGAAACATAAccataaattataattataCCACATCTCCGCCCtttatcatcaaaaaataataataaataattgttCCGTATCTATTGACCCGTATGGAAAATCGCTCCAAAGAATATCCCATTCCTAGTGATTCCATGGTTTTTCTctattttgacaaaaaaataaaaggaggtgCTGGCACCTGGAGTTGGCGAGAGGGCAGATGGAGAATTTGATCCAACGAACTTTGTTTAGCTAGGGAATTGGATTTCTTCTTAGTTGTAAGGGTATGTATGCAAAATGTTGGAAGCCGAATTCGGAGCTGCCCTGCTTGTACTATGCCATTGACCTACCGCTACATCAATGCTTTTGGTGAGTCTGAGCTAACATGTGGTCTATCAAAATATTGATGTAGCACAGTGGCTTCGTTATGCCGGCTACTCGCGCATAACAAATTGGTGACACTAGGAGTCTCATTGAGATGATTGAGCTTGAACCTGATCAAGCTTGGtttgaaattaatttgatcTTAAATTTCAAGATCAAGCTCGATTTGTTCGTAATTATGCCAGGTTTAATTGATAAGATCGGTGATTCTAAATTGGCTCGAGATCAATTCAAGCTTCAAGCTTTGACAAAAGTTTGATTTTTAAGTTTAATTCAAGCTTGGTCCAAGCCTCTTTTAACATTTAATCGATTTGATGTAAGAAAAGAATAAAGATACTAAATAAAGCCTTGTTCCAATGATCAATTATCatataatatatacataatataaatatattcgaATCATATTGCACCGAGCTTGATCAAACCCGATCATTTTGTTTTTGATTTAGCTTGAAATTAATTCGGATTTAGTTTTGCGTTCAAGCATGATTTATCAAATATTGAATCAGACTTGGCTCGCCCTTGTCATGTTTCTATATGgagaaccaaaaaaaattaaaaaaataaaaaaaataaatcgtcCCACAAGGTACGACACTCCTTAATCCGACGGTTTTGATAGATGTACCCATGAAAGGTAAGGAGGAGTTTGAAACACAGTAAAATTAGGATTTCTATAGCAGATATGGACAAAGTTTAGATTTGCACTATGATTATAGGATTTGGATCTCCAATCGATCTCGTTTTACCCCCAAGAATCCGCACTACAAGAATATTGGGCATTAAGGACATGTTTTTTggcctttagcgacgcttttaagcatagctaaaaaccatcccgacgctttcttaagcgtcggtaaagcgtcgcctatgctacagtggagaaAATATTTTCCGGCGCTTCCAAAAGCGTCgaaaattagcgacgctttaccgacgcttttagcgtcggcaaaacttgttctaacgacgctttaaagcatctttagaattattttttaaaaaaaataaaaaaaaattgaattattatCTGCGGCATAATTTCTCTCctccgccggcggcggcggaggcggctTCCCTTCCGACTCCTCCGATGCCTCCGTCGCCAGTTCCTTCGAGTTCGAATTCTCCGCCCGattctcctccgccgccgccttcGCCATCGGATCCATGACCtccaccgacgagctcttcCTTAACGGCCAGATCCGCCCCATGAAGCTCTGCTCCCACCTCCAGCGGCCCCAGGTCCTTGCCCCCCTCTTCGATCTCAACgaagaagaagacgacgacGATGAATCCGAGCGTCACCCGCCGAAAATGGCCGCGAGGGGGCGGGATCTGAAGCTCCGGAGCCGATCGATCCGCCGGAGGGCCAGATCTCATTCCCCGCTTCGGAACGCGCCACTCCTTGGCAAATGGAGGTCGAAGAACGAGAGGATAGAGCAAAAGATGTAGAGCCAGTTCCAGATCCGAAGCAGATCGAGGCGGAGGCGGCCACTCTATCCGTCTCGGCTTCGTCCTCccggtcctcctcctcctctggaAGAACCTCCAAGAAGTGGATCTTCCTCAAAGATCTCCTCTATAGAAGCAAGAgcgagggaagagagagaggaaacacCAAAGAGAAGTTCTGGCACTCGATCTCTTTCTCCCAATCCAAATCCAAGTCCAAACCTCCGCCGCCGATTCCTCCTCCCTCCGCCTCGGCCGCCGCTGCTGCCGACTCCTCTTCTTCCGCCAATCCTCTGCCTGCCGCCGCGATCTCGGGTGCGGAGAAGGCGAAATCGAAGGATCCATCGCCACCGGTCGGCTGGTCTTCAAAGAGAACGGCGGCGAAGCCGGTGAACTGGGTGGGGCGGCGGAGGGCGCTGGCGCCGTCTCCGCACGAGCGGCACTACACGGCGAACCGGGCGCAGGCGGAGGAGATGCGGCGGAAGACGTTCTTGCCTTACCGCCAGGGCCTGCTCGGCTGCCTGGGCTTCACTTCCCgcagctatggcgccattaacGGCATCGCCCGTACCACAGATTCATGCCGCAGATTGGGGAGAAAGGGTTCTACGGGATTGTTGTTCTCcgcagaagagagagagagagagagagagaaggagttgGGACTTGGGATcggggagaaagaaaaatatagagGGGCGCCTGTTTTACGACGACGCTTTGTAAAGCGTCgtgggaaaaaaaatattaggtaACTGGGTTGTAAGGCTTTCGACGACGCTTTTGAGCGTCGTAGCATTCTAACGACGCTCAAAAGCTTCGTCTAATCTACTTTTTCCCACCCCTACTGTAACGCGTCGGCAACCTTGCACGGGGTGCCCAATTTTCTGACGCTTTTTTCTTGCGTCGGTGGGTAAGAGTCGGCGAAACCCCTTTTTGTTATAGTGCCGGTTTGCCAACTGCCACCTTCCATATACTTGGAGGCTCATCAAAAGCTAGGAGGAGTCGGAGATTCGACTCCGTGTCCGCTTATTCCCCGAAATCGACGCCTTCGGAGATCAGAACTCTTTTTGACCTCTCCACTGCCAGAGTTTTTTAGCTCGAGCTTCTGCTACCTCGTCAAGGAAGAACCAGAAACAAAAGGATTattctcctctgttttttttttcgtttctaTCCTGTTCTCGGAGTGGGAGCGAGAACGTTCCCAGGGAGCTTTCTGGCTTGAGAACGTTATAAAGTTTTCTCTTTCTCCATCCGTGCTGCTATCATTGAGCTACGTGAAGATCTTCTTCTAGTTTGTTTAATTGTCCTCTAACACCAGATCACTTGGTTTCCTGTCATGATTTTGGAGTGGAAGATTATAAAGGTCGTACCTAAGAGCTATCTTGTGACTGCAAGAAGAGACCACCGGTGGAGAAGTTGCAACTGAGGTAATCTCTGCTCTAACTTTCCTTTTAGATCTCTAAAATACATGGCGTAAGAAGATCGGGTCTGCTACGTTTGGCATTgctttttttcctcaaaaaaccTAGTTTTCTGTAACTTCGATGCTTCTGAGAAAGTGCTTTAGAAAGCGCTTTTTTCAGTTGTCTGGTGTTTTTTGGTAGCAGATTGTCATTGTTTTTTTGGTGTCCATAGGGTTGAATTGTGTCAATAAGGTTGAATCACACTGCTGTAGCTAGGGTTAAACTTCTTGTGTAGGTAAAAGACGCGGTAAGAccgttattttattattttggttcTGGTAATTGGGTGCATGATAAGGTTGATTTAAATTTCACTTTGTGCAGTTCATTCAAAacctccaatttgtttgttccTTAGCAAGACGCACTCATTATTTTTCGTGTTTCATGCATAAGTTTAGATCAACCCAAAGGAGCAACCTCTtaacatttcaaaaaaaaaaaaccatcagGAGTTGTTTAATTTTCAAGCAATTCCAAACATGCCCACTGCTTTTACTCGCAGTTTTTACAAGCTAATATTGTTTCTCTCCTGTAGATTTGTTTTCATAGCAAGTTGTTATTGTAACTCTTTCTTAGATTTGTGGCTGCATATATGGTACTGAAAACTGATGATCTAGGGAAAGGTGTGCTAAATCGTTTTCTTACAATTCTTTGCTTCTTAGATGGGTGACGGAAGTGATTTTGAAAAGCTGACAGTAAAAGCGCTGCTGCAGAGGAAATTAAAGTATCGAAAGATTAAAGGCCGCGATGGAGATGTAGCGTGTGATACTCTTATCTTCAGACCGGAGTTTAACAGCCTTAAATAGTCAGGTGAAAGCTCGGAGTGGCACTGAAGAAGGTGGAATTATTGGAAGCCCAGAGGCTGATGCTGAATCGAAACAACAGTCTAGTGATGGATTTCCTCCGAGCACTAAAGAGAGTTTTGCCGATCATAAAGCAGTCTCTCGTAATCtcggaaaaaggaaaaatatggaTGATGATGCCACTTGCAAGCTTTGTGGGAAAAACTTTCCATCGATGAAGGCATTGTATGGTCATATGAGAAGCCATGAGAGAAACTGGAGAGGACCGACTCCGCCACCTGAAGTAAACACACTAATGCCAATACCAGCTGCTGATATCAAAAGCTCCAATATATTTTTGCCACCATGGAAGTGGTCCGTGATCCCAAAAAGACATAGGAAAGCGAAAGCAGCTGCCAATCCCAGGACCGAAGAAGAGTCGGAGGATCCATTGATCAATGCTGCCAAGAATCTTATGTTTTTGCCAATGCTGGATTCAACCCAAGCAAGGCAGCAACAAAATAGGAACTCTGTACCATATAATTCAAAAGCGATGAACAATGAGGACGATCTTAAAATCATAATTTATAAGTCATTTGAAAATTGATTAATGGTACTTCAAATCATTAATTTCATGATCATGCTACAAATATATCTTTTAATGCATTTATAACACCATATTTCATGGAATGCATAATATAACCGAACCATGCTATCTTTGGTAAATCATGCACGCTTACTAGCATATGCTTGATCCTATAATTGAAAGTATAAAAAGAAAGGTATTTTCAtgatttataaaacaataagatTAGTGCAAGATTACTTACTCTCTTTTTTTCACAAATTATATACACAatttaaattgcatgaatattaTTTGTTGTGATACATGATCTACAATAAGATTAAGACAAGATACTTACTTTTTCAATTGGCTTAAAGCTTTCTCCCTTCCTTTATTAATCAGTTATTTGATTACCTAATCATGTCAAAGAGAACATTTATTCAGTAAGTATacttatcaatttattttgcaaggccTTAGTCTAATTTCATGTAATTTGAGTCACAAGGCTTCCGATCTCAATTTTAGGCTAGTTCCACCTCAATTTAACCCACCGTTGGACTACTTGAGCTTGGATTAAAATCAAATCAAGCCCACATAGACCAATTTGGTCTTTAATTACAGGATTGGGCCTGGTTCAGGATTAGGTCTAGTTCTTTCAGGGTCAAATTGGTCTTCTAATTGAGTCATTGGGCTCAGTCTAAAATCTAGTTGGGTCTAAGAGTCAATTTAAATTATTTGAGCTTGGATCAGAGTCGGCTAATTTGGTTTTTAAGCAGTTGATATGGGTTTGGATTAGAGTCGGCTCGAGCCTACTGAATCTGATTTAATCCACCATTTTAAATACTTTGGGCTCGGCCCAAGGCCAGCGAGTCCAATCATTGCACAGTCCAACTTAATTGGATTTAGATCCAATTAAATTTGGACTCAAcccaatttaaaatttattcgaGTTAACCAATTTAAATTTCAATCTGATTGAATCTAGTTGGATTTAGATCAGACCCAATCCGAGCTAATCCAAATCCATTTTAATTTCTTGAAATCGGATTGGATCGATTCGAACTCAACCCGTTAATCCAAACCAAACCCGTTAAcccattcttttttttccttctccttcttcttcttctcgttcCCTGTTTCTTCCCGAACCttcctttccctctcttctctttcttctcttctccctcctcctccctttcttctcttctcccgatccctcttttctttccccctttcttctcccgcgaagGGAGGAAGGTGATCTCCGGAGGGGCCGAGCCCCGGCGGCCGAGCCCATGGCGTCCCCGGCCGAGCTCGCGGTCGGAGCCGACGGCTCCCTCGTTCCCACTGCGGTGGGGGAAAGAAACCCACCAGCGCGGCCCACGGCTGCGGCCGAACTCGCCGCGACCAAGGAAGGTGGCGGCCGAGCTCACCGTGCCCGAGGGAGGGGAGGAAGGGCCTCCGGGCGTCGACGGCTGCGACCACGACAGCGGCCTCCGGCTTGAGCGGTGGTCACAGTTTTATCGGCAAGCGGCCGGGCACCTGTCTTTCCTTCCGCCCGGCAGCTGGATCACCGTTCTCCCTCCCAAGCTGGCATCCCAGGCCCATCTGGCACATACGTGGAGAACCAAAATAAATCGTCCCACAAGGTACGGCACTCCTTGACGGTTTTGATTGGTGTATCCATAAAAGGTAAGGAAGAGTTTGAAACACCGTAAAATTAGGATTTCTATAGCAGATATGGTCAAAGTTTATATTTGCACTATGATTATAGGATTTGGATCTCCAAACGATCTCTGTTTACCCCCAAGA
It encodes the following:
- the LOC103699818 gene encoding zinc finger protein ZAT1-like, producing MGDGSDFEKLTVKALLQRKLKYRKIKDRDGDVACDALSSGRSLAALNSQVKARSDTEEGGIIGSPEADAASKQQSSDGFPPSTKESVADLKAVSHNLGKRKHMDDDAACRLCGKNFPSMKALYGHMRSHERNWRGLTPPPEVHTLVPIPAADFKSSNIFLPPLKSSVIAKRHRKAKAAANPRTEEELEDPLINAAKNLMFLANGGFSLDSTPARQQQNRNSVPYNSKPMSNEDDLKISTTAQMDADTTGKSSNQNINNSVIDCNGTVDMSSGKPTKKKDDLEIVTELAGDQKQYLCTACNKSFSTHQALGGHTASHNKGKSNAGVEEAKLAQAEGNLIGQSGGSAVKVSEHRCKICGLVFPTGQALGGHMRKHWTGPENVAAPSSSENGKKANQTSSSSENATKATQPSSSSENAPKAERRYLDIDINEPALPEDAE